From a single Georhizobium profundi genomic region:
- a CDS encoding shikimate kinase, translating to MTAVSDVSRQDLRRVAREAFGARNIVFVGLMGAGKSVIGKMVATALELPFVDSDAEIERVSQMTIAELFDLYGETEFRALEARVIERLLKSGPRVLSTGGGAFINEKSRALIKDEAVSIWLKADLDVLWERVKKRDTRPLLKTAEPEQTLKTLMEKRYPIYAEADITINSRNVRKEVIVEETIAALAARAGEAAIS from the coding sequence ATGACGGCGGTAAGCGACGTGAGCCGGCAAGATCTCCGCCGCGTTGCGCGCGAAGCCTTCGGCGCGCGCAATATCGTCTTCGTCGGCTTGATGGGTGCGGGCAAGTCCGTCATCGGCAAGATGGTCGCCACCGCGCTCGAACTGCCTTTCGTCGATTCCGATGCCGAGATCGAGCGGGTCTCCCAGATGACCATCGCCGAGCTCTTTGATCTTTACGGCGAAACGGAATTCCGGGCGCTCGAGGCGCGCGTGATCGAGCGACTGCTGAAATCGGGGCCCCGCGTATTGTCCACCGGCGGCGGCGCCTTCATCAACGAGAAATCGCGCGCTCTGATCAAGGATGAGGCAGTGTCGATCTGGCTGAAGGCGGATCTGGACGTTCTTTGGGAGCGGGTGAAGAAGCGCGATACGCGTCCGTTGCTCAAGACCGCCGAGCCGGAGCAGACGCTGAAGACCTTGATGGAAAAGCGCTATCCGATCTACGCGGAAGCCGATATCACCATCAATTCCCGCAATGTGCGCAAGGAAGTGATCGTCGAGGAAACGATCGCTGCCCTTGCTGCCCGCGCCGGAGAGGCGGCGATTTCATGA
- a CDS encoding site-specific tyrosine recombinase XerD: MADLSAAHLEAFIEMMGVERGAADNTLTSYARDLDDAFAFLRDHNSSLTTASGTDLDAYLSDIHRRGFAPASQARRLSTLRQFYGFLYSEGVRTDDPTANLQSPAKSVSLPKTMSMADVDRLIEQAETEAGEAGLTPFETCRRLRLLALLELLYATGMRVSELVALPASVVATRSDMLVIRGKGNKERLVPLTGRAQRAAERYRAALQATQVDEARIGGAPDERWLFPADSESGYLARQVFARDLKALAGRAGLDTAHVSPHVLRHAFASHLLANGADLRVVQELLGHADISTTQIYTHVLEERLHRLVQDHHPLAKRGKKQEENA, from the coding sequence ATGGCTGATCTCAGCGCGGCCCATCTGGAGGCCTTCATCGAAATGATGGGGGTGGAGCGCGGGGCTGCCGACAACACGCTGACATCCTATGCACGCGATCTGGACGATGCGTTCGCGTTCCTGCGCGACCACAACTCCTCGCTGACTACTGCGAGCGGTACCGATCTCGATGCCTATCTCTCCGACATTCACCGCCGCGGCTTTGCGCCAGCGTCCCAGGCACGACGGCTGTCGACGCTTCGGCAATTTTACGGGTTCCTCTATTCCGAAGGTGTCCGCACCGACGACCCGACGGCGAACCTCCAGTCCCCCGCTAAGTCCGTGAGCCTGCCGAAGACGATGTCGATGGCCGATGTGGACCGGTTGATCGAACAGGCGGAGACGGAAGCGGGTGAAGCGGGCCTCACGCCATTCGAGACCTGCCGGCGGTTGCGGCTGCTGGCGCTTCTGGAACTGCTTTACGCCACCGGCATGCGCGTGAGCGAGCTGGTCGCTCTGCCGGCGAGCGTCGTGGCGACGCGCAGCGACATGCTGGTGATCCGCGGCAAGGGCAACAAGGAGCGCCTCGTGCCGCTGACAGGCCGGGCGCAGCGCGCGGCCGAACGTTATCGGGCAGCCCTTCAAGCCACGCAGGTCGACGAAGCCCGCATCGGCGGCGCACCGGACGAGCGCTGGCTGTTTCCTGCCGATTCCGAAAGCGGCTATCTTGCGCGGCAGGTGTTCGCCCGCGACTTGAAGGCGCTTGCGGGGCGGGCCGGGCTCGATACCGCCCACGTTTCGCCGCACGTGCTGCGCCACGCGTTTGCCAGTCATCTGCTTGCCAATGGCGCAGATCTTCGCGTCGTGCAGGAACTGCTCGGCCATGCCGACATCTCCACCACGCAGATCTACACCCACGTGCTCGAAGAGCGCCTGCACCGGCTTGTGCAGGACCACCACCCCCTTGCAAAGCGCGGAAAAAAACAGGAAGAGAACGCCTGA
- a CDS encoding acetyl-CoA carboxylase carboxyltransferase subunit alpha, with translation MHNYLEFEKPISDLEGKIHELKKLGEEDESVDTADEIARLEARARDAMADIYAKLTPWQKTQVARHPARPHFLDYAKTLFTEFTPLAGDRKFSEDAAIQAGLARFRGTPVALIGQEKGHDTKSRIRHNFGSAKPEGYRKAIRVMEMADRFGMPIVTLIDTAGAYPGVGAEERGQAEAIARSTEMCLKVKVPIISVIIGEGGSGGAIAIATGNRVYMLEHSIYSVISPEGAASILWRDSTKAKDAATSMRITAEDLKDLGIIDGIIPEPVGGAHREPEKAMAAAGSVIADALKHLSALDGAALVKDRREKYLAIGRQQH, from the coding sequence ATGCATAATTATCTCGAATTCGAAAAGCCGATCTCCGATCTCGAGGGCAAGATCCACGAGCTGAAGAAACTGGGCGAAGAGGACGAGAGTGTCGATACGGCCGACGAGATCGCACGGCTCGAAGCGCGCGCACGCGATGCGATGGCCGACATCTACGCGAAGCTGACGCCATGGCAGAAGACGCAGGTCGCACGTCATCCCGCCCGACCGCATTTCCTCGATTATGCGAAAACGCTCTTCACCGAGTTCACGCCGCTTGCCGGTGACCGCAAGTTCTCCGAGGACGCGGCAATCCAGGCCGGCCTCGCCCGCTTTCGTGGTACGCCCGTCGCGCTGATCGGCCAGGAAAAGGGTCACGACACCAAATCCCGCATCCGGCACAATTTCGGCAGCGCCAAGCCTGAAGGCTACCGCAAGGCGATCCGCGTCATGGAAATGGCAGACCGTTTCGGCATGCCGATCGTGACGCTGATCGACACCGCAGGCGCCTATCCGGGCGTCGGCGCCGAAGAGCGCGGCCAGGCAGAAGCCATCGCGCGTTCCACCGAAATGTGCCTCAAGGTGAAAGTACCGATCATCTCGGTGATCATCGGCGAAGGCGGCTCGGGGGGCGCGATCGCAATCGCCACGGGCAACCGCGTCTACATGCTCGAGCACTCGATCTACAGCGTGATTTCGCCGGAAGGCGCGGCCTCGATCCTGTGGCGTGACTCGACCAAAGCCAAGGATGCCGCGACGAGCATGCGCATCACAGCCGAAGACCTGAAGGACCTCGGCATCATCGACGGAATCATTCCCGAGCCTGTCGGCGGCGCGCATCGCGAGCCGGAAAAGGCGATGGCTGCTGCTGGCAGCGTCATCGCCGATGCGTTGAAGCACCTTTCGGCGCTCGACGGCGCTGCTTTGGTCAAGGATCGCCGCGAGAAATATCTTGCGATCGGCCGCCAGCAGCACTGA
- a CDS encoding RidA family protein, producing MSVTTLHPEGWAPAKGYANGMKATGTMIFVGGQIGWTADQVFETDDFVGQCEQALKNIRAVLEEGGAGPEHLVRLTWFVTDKQQYLAGLKDLGRVYRDVMGRNFPAMTMVQVTALVEDRAKVEIEATAVL from the coding sequence ATGAGCGTGACCACACTCCACCCCGAAGGCTGGGCGCCCGCCAAGGGCTACGCGAATGGTATGAAGGCAACGGGAACGATGATCTTCGTCGGCGGCCAGATCGGCTGGACGGCAGATCAGGTCTTCGAAACGGACGACTTCGTCGGCCAATGCGAGCAGGCGCTGAAGAACATCCGTGCGGTGCTGGAAGAAGGTGGCGCCGGCCCCGAGCATCTCGTGCGCCTCACCTGGTTCGTCACCGACAAGCAGCAATATCTTGCCGGCCTGAAAGACCTCGGTCGCGTCTATCGCGATGTCATGGGACGAAATTTCCCGGCCATGACGATGGTGCAGGTCACGGCGCTCGTCGAAGATCGGGCCAAGGTCGAGATCGAAGCGACCGCCGTTCTCTGA